A single region of the Pontimicrobium sp. SW4 genome encodes:
- a CDS encoding DUF72 domain-containing protein: MKFGSVDNPEIIDFTLPPDHPDTKRVLNKHKKDSNFSLFVGCAKWNKADLKGFYPRGTKDELEYYSTQFNSIELNATFYRIFPADTFSKWYDKTPEGFKFFPKLNQEISHWKRLNDEVKPVVENYLYNASNLKEKLGTIFLQMHTNFAPKEFERVINFAESWPKEVPLAIEFRHTNWYNDKAVAEDLYQLLEENNISNIIVDTAGRRDLMHMRLTNNNAFIRYVGANHQSDYNRLNDWVERIAIWKNEGIGEVDFFVHQNIEKASPLLSAHFIKNANKTLGTNLTIPLMEKNTDTLF; encoded by the coding sequence ATGAAATTTGGAAGTGTAGATAACCCAGAGATTATTGACTTTACTTTACCTCCAGACCATCCTGATACTAAGCGAGTATTAAATAAGCACAAGAAAGATTCTAACTTTAGTTTATTTGTAGGATGTGCTAAATGGAATAAAGCAGATTTAAAAGGGTTTTATCCAAGAGGCACCAAAGACGAATTGGAGTATTATTCTACCCAGTTTAATTCCATAGAACTTAATGCAACATTTTATAGAATATTTCCTGCTGATACATTTTCAAAATGGTACGATAAAACACCAGAAGGGTTTAAGTTTTTTCCAAAATTAAACCAAGAAATTAGTCATTGGAAACGATTAAACGATGAAGTAAAGCCAGTAGTTGAAAATTATTTATATAACGCCTCCAACCTAAAGGAAAAATTAGGCACTATCTTTTTACAAATGCACACAAATTTTGCGCCAAAAGAGTTTGAACGTGTTATTAATTTTGCAGAAAGTTGGCCAAAAGAAGTTCCTTTAGCTATAGAGTTTAGACATACCAATTGGTATAATGATAAAGCAGTTGCTGAAGACTTATATCAACTTTTGGAAGAAAACAATATATCCAATATCATAGTAGATACAGCTGGACGACGTGATTTAATGCACATGCGCTTAACAAATAATAATGCATTTATAAGATATGTTGGTGCCAACCACCAAAGTGATTATAACAGATTAAATGATTGGGTAGAACGCATTGCTATTTGGAAAAATGAAGGCATTGGAGAAGTAGACTTTTTTGTACATCAAAATATTGAAAAAGCTTCACCTTTATTGTCTGCCCATTTTATTAAAAATGCTAATAAAACGTTAGGCACAAATCTTACCATTCCATTAATGGAAAAAAATACAGATACCTTATTTTAA
- a CDS encoding elongation factor G, with protein sequence MKVFDDKHIKNIVFVGAHNSGKTTLSETMLFEAGLINRRGRVEDKNTISDYHEIEHQRGASVFATPLHTEWRNYKINIIDTPGLDDFIGEIISSIRVADTVVTVINGRQGVEVGTEIIWNYIDKYHRPTLFVVNQIDHTDTNFEDNFKSIKSLVGNNAVMMQYPIKIDGAQCIIDVLKMRCYKFKPEGGKPEKIDIPEDQLDKANKLHNELVEKAAENDENLLELYVDRGTLNEDEMRQGLKAGMLNHEVFPVFCVSALNDMGTGRLMGFIDNVAPAAADLKPVQSREGKTIEAKKDDETVLFVFKTLYQPNLGQISFFKVKSGEVNLNDKLTNSHTNETETINQLFIMDGKNRESVSKLSVGDIGATLKLKHTRTNDTLHSGNTSISIKYIQYPESRITKAVEAVNKNDDEKLSDALKRIHSQDPTVVIIYSKESKEQLLGCQGELHLATIKWTLENIYGVEAKFKKPKIQYRETIQRSSTASYRHKKQSGGSGQFAQVHMKIEPWHENMPEPEGFNLRGKEEVSLPWGGKLVFYNCIVGGVIDQRYLPSIMKGVLEVMESGPLTGSFIRDIRVMVYDGKMHSVDSNDISFKIAGAHAFKEAFLNANPKLLEPTNELTVKVPEEMTGSVMTDLQSRRSVIQGFENLDNYQILKCQIPAAELFGYSTDLRSLTQGRATFSSTFSSYQPVPANIQKELVKEEV encoded by the coding sequence ATGAAAGTATTTGATGACAAGCACATCAAAAATATAGTTTTTGTTGGCGCACATAATAGTGGAAAAACAACCCTTTCTGAGACCATGCTTTTTGAGGCTGGTCTTATTAATAGAAGAGGGAGAGTTGAGGATAAAAATACCATATCAGATTACCATGAGATAGAGCACCAGCGTGGTGCTTCAGTTTTTGCAACACCTTTGCATACAGAATGGAGGAATTACAAAATAAATATTATTGACACTCCAGGATTGGATGACTTTATTGGCGAAATCATTTCATCTATTCGGGTAGCAGACACTGTTGTTACTGTAATTAATGGTAGACAAGGAGTTGAAGTAGGTACAGAAATTATTTGGAATTACATAGACAAATACCATCGACCAACCTTATTTGTAGTAAATCAAATAGATCATACAGATACTAATTTTGAAGATAATTTTAAAAGTATAAAAAGCTTAGTTGGTAATAATGCAGTTATGATGCAATATCCAATTAAGATTGATGGCGCACAATGTATTATAGATGTATTAAAAATGCGTTGTTATAAATTTAAACCAGAAGGAGGGAAGCCAGAAAAAATTGATATTCCAGAAGATCAACTGGATAAAGCCAATAAACTACACAATGAGTTAGTTGAAAAAGCAGCTGAAAATGATGAGAATTTATTAGAATTATATGTTGATAGAGGGACTCTTAACGAAGATGAGATGCGCCAAGGGCTTAAAGCTGGAATGCTTAATCACGAAGTTTTTCCAGTATTCTGTGTGTCAGCACTTAACGATATGGGAACAGGTCGTTTAATGGGCTTTATTGATAATGTGGCGCCAGCTGCAGCCGATTTAAAGCCAGTACAAAGTAGAGAAGGAAAAACAATTGAAGCTAAAAAAGATGACGAAACAGTTTTATTTGTTTTTAAAACATTATACCAACCAAATTTAGGACAAATAAGCTTTTTTAAAGTAAAATCTGGCGAGGTTAATTTGAATGATAAATTAACAAATTCGCATACAAATGAAACAGAAACTATTAACCAACTGTTTATAATGGATGGTAAGAACAGGGAGTCGGTCTCTAAACTTTCTGTAGGTGATATTGGAGCAACTCTTAAGCTAAAACATACTAGAACTAATGATACTTTGCATAGCGGAAATACATCAATTAGTATAAAGTATATCCAGTATCCAGAATCTCGTATTACTAAGGCTGTAGAGGCTGTAAATAAAAATGATGATGAAAAGTTAAGCGATGCTTTAAAGCGTATACATAGTCAAGATCCAACTGTAGTTATTATATATTCTAAAGAATCTAAAGAACAATTATTGGGTTGTCAAGGAGAATTGCATTTAGCAACTATTAAATGGACTTTAGAGAATATATATGGAGTAGAAGCGAAGTTTAAGAAACCAAAGATTCAATATAGAGAAACCATACAGCGCTCATCAACAGCAAGTTATAGACATAAAAAACAATCTGGTGGATCAGGACAGTTTGCACAAGTGCACATGAAGATTGAACCATGGCATGAAAATATGCCTGAACCAGAAGGGTTTAACCTAAGAGGTAAAGAAGAGGTTAGCTTGCCTTGGGGAGGGAAGTTAGTGTTTTATAATTGTATTGTTGGAGGTGTTATAGACCAACGTTATTTACCTTCGATTATGAAAGGCGTATTGGAAGTTATGGAATCTGGACCGCTAACAGGATCATTTATACGCGATATTCGTGTTATGGTATATGATGGAAAAATGCACTCGGTAGATTCTAATGATATATCATTTAAAATAGCAGGAGCGCATGCTTTTAAGGAAGCGTTTTTAAATGCTAATCCAAAGCTATTAGAACCAACAAACGAACTGACTGTAAAAGTACCAGAAGAAATGACTGGTAGCGTTATGACAGACTTGCAATCAAGACGATCTGTAATTCAGGGATTTGAAAATTTAGATAATTATCAAATATTAAAATGTCAAATTCCAGCAGCCGAATTGTTTGGATATTCAACCGATTTACGCTCATTAACACAAGGTAGAGCAACATTTAGTTCTACATTTTCGTCATACCAACCTGTGCCAGCAAATATTCAAAAAGAATTAGTAAAAGAAGAAGTTTAA
- a CDS encoding outer membrane lipoprotein-sorting protein: MKTLKLFVMLTFCITPFAYTQTAQEIVDTYIENIGGNDAWSKINSMEVKGIGKQQGVDYPFVATYLKDGRGVINVDIQGQSFIVEAFDGETAWAMNFQTQKAEAWDSEESYNYKINAKDNLPDAFMDYKEKGYAIELLGKESWEGTECYKIKLTKTPQMSDGKKEDNVEYYFFDIDNSVPIAMEYKVMSGPAKGTTAQSIFSDYQEVDGLYLPFTRIDKFSGQVGLEMIFKSVSFNGEVDDSIFKMPKE, from the coding sequence ATGAAAACTTTAAAACTATTTGTAATGCTTACCTTTTGTATTACTCCCTTTGCATATACGCAAACTGCACAAGAAATTGTAGACACTTACATAGAAAATATAGGAGGGAATGATGCTTGGTCAAAAATTAACTCTATGGAAGTAAAAGGTATTGGCAAACAGCAAGGTGTTGACTATCCTTTTGTTGCAACATACTTAAAGGATGGTAGAGGTGTAATTAACGTAGATATTCAGGGTCAATCATTTATCGTAGAAGCTTTTGATGGAGAAACAGCGTGGGCAATGAATTTTCAAACTCAAAAAGCAGAAGCTTGGGATTCTGAAGAATCGTATAATTATAAAATAAATGCAAAGGACAACTTACCTGATGCCTTTATGGATTATAAAGAGAAAGGGTATGCTATTGAGCTCCTTGGAAAAGAAAGTTGGGAAGGTACCGAATGTTATAAAATTAAATTAACAAAAACTCCTCAAATGTCCGATGGAAAGAAAGAAGATAATGTTGAGTATTATTTTTTTGATATTGACAACTCCGTACCTATAGCAATGGAATACAAAGTAATGTCTGGCCCAGCAAAAGGAACAACTGCTCAATCAATATTTAGTGACTATCAAGAAGTAGATGGACTATATTTGCCATTTACTAGAATTGACAAGTTTAGTGGACAAGTTGGCTTAGAAATGATTTTTAAATCAGTTTCATTTAATGGTGAAGTTGATGATAGCATATTTAAAATGCCAAAAGAATAA
- a CDS encoding hotdog domain-containing protein — protein sequence MRFHTRNWVKPQDLNPNGTLFGGRLLEWIDEESALYTVIQLENPKIVTKYISEINFMSSAKQGDIIELGIEVTKFGKTSITLKCEARNKMTRETILTVDNIIMVNLDEHGKPTPHGKTKVEFVKDRLK from the coding sequence ATGAGATTTCATACACGTAATTGGGTAAAACCACAGGATTTGAATCCAAATGGTACTTTATTTGGTGGACGTTTATTAGAATGGATTGATGAGGAATCTGCCTTATATACAGTTATTCAGCTTGAAAATCCAAAAATAGTTACTAAATATATTTCGGAAATCAATTTTATGAGCTCCGCCAAACAAGGAGATATTATAGAGTTAGGAATAGAGGTCACTAAATTTGGGAAAACTTCTATAACGCTTAAGTGTGAAGCTAGAAACAAAATGACCAGAGAAACCATTTTAACCGTTGATAATATTATCATGGTTAACCTTGATGAGCATGGTAAACCTACACCTCATGGTAAAACAAAAGTAGAGTTTGTAAAAGACAGATTAAAATAA
- the ftcD gene encoding glutamate formimidoyltransferase, with product MQKQLIECVPNISEGRDLDKIHAIANIVETVEGVKLLDVDPGAATNRTVITFVGEPEQVIKAAFILIKKASELIDMSKHSGEHPRFGATDVCPLVPISGITLEETAAYAQKLGKRVGEELDIPVYLYEKAAKEEKRVNLANCRAGEYEGLPKKLSDPNWKPDYGPAEFNKKVASTGATAVSARDFLVAYNVNLNTTSTRRANAIAFDIREAGRVKREGNPITGKKVLDANGEPERIPGKLKAVKGIGWFIEEYGIAQISYNLTNISITSMHKAFDETCKVAEERGLRVTGSELIGLIPLKAMLDAGDFFLKKQERSLGISEAEKIKIAVKSLGLDDLKPFNPNEKIIEYVLKSKDEKQLIDLTLTDFADETAGESMAPGGGSISAYVGTLGVSLGTMVANLSAHKPGWDERWEEFSKWAEKGQTYKNKLLALVDEDTNAFNKIIEGFRMPKATDEEKKARAAAVESATIYATEVPLLVMETACDSMEVMMAMAKGGLQNSLSDAGVGALCARTAVYGAYFNVRINAKDIKNRETAEKLLAKAKAIFDKSIAMENEMIAYINEKI from the coding sequence ATGCAAAAACAACTCATTGAATGCGTACCAAATATTAGTGAAGGACGCGATTTAGATAAAATACATGCTATTGCTAATATTGTTGAAACTGTTGAAGGTGTTAAACTTTTAGATGTAGATCCTGGAGCTGCCACTAACCGAACAGTAATCACCTTTGTTGGTGAACCCGAGCAAGTTATTAAAGCTGCTTTTATTCTCATTAAAAAGGCATCAGAACTTATCGATATGAGTAAGCATAGTGGTGAGCATCCTCGTTTTGGAGCAACAGATGTGTGTCCTCTGGTACCAATTTCTGGAATTACTTTAGAGGAAACAGCTGCATATGCTCAAAAACTTGGAAAACGTGTAGGAGAGGAGTTAGATATTCCAGTGTATTTGTATGAAAAAGCTGCAAAAGAAGAAAAACGTGTCAATCTAGCAAATTGTAGAGCAGGTGAGTACGAGGGCTTACCAAAAAAATTATCGGATCCAAATTGGAAACCAGACTATGGACCAGCTGAATTTAACAAAAAAGTAGCTTCAACTGGAGCAACAGCAGTTTCGGCAAGAGATTTTTTAGTAGCTTATAATGTAAACCTCAATACAACATCAACACGTCGTGCTAATGCCATTGCTTTTGATATTCGTGAAGCTGGTCGTGTGAAGCGAGAAGGAAACCCTATAACTGGTAAAAAAGTATTGGATGCTAATGGAGAACCTGAACGTATTCCTGGAAAACTAAAAGCTGTAAAAGGAATTGGTTGGTTTATTGAAGAATATGGTATAGCTCAAATATCTTACAATCTTACTAATATAAGCATCACATCTATGCATAAAGCATTTGATGAAACTTGTAAGGTAGCTGAGGAAAGAGGCTTGCGTGTTACTGGGTCTGAACTTATTGGTTTAATTCCTTTAAAAGCTATGTTAGACGCTGGCGATTTCTTTTTGAAGAAGCAAGAACGATCTTTAGGTATTTCTGAAGCTGAAAAAATTAAAATAGCAGTAAAGTCTTTAGGATTGGATGATTTAAAACCTTTTAATCCTAATGAAAAAATTATTGAGTATGTTTTAAAGAGTAAAGATGAAAAGCAACTCATTGATCTTACTTTAACTGATTTTGCTGATGAAACTGCTGGAGAATCTATGGCTCCAGGAGGAGGTTCAATTTCTGCATATGTTGGAACACTAGGAGTGTCTTTAGGTACTATGGTTGCAAATTTATCTGCACACAAACCAGGTTGGGATGAACGCTGGGAAGAATTTTCAAAATGGGCAGAAAAAGGACAAACTTATAAAAATAAATTACTGGCTTTGGTTGATGAAGACACCAATGCATTTAATAAAATTATTGAAGGTTTTAGAATGCCTAAGGCAACTGATGAAGAAAAGAAGGCAAGAGCAGCAGCAGTAGAATCTGCAACTATTTATGCTACAGAAGTACCTCTACTCGTTATGGAAACAGCTTGTGATTCGATGGAAGTAATGATGGCAATGGCAAAAGGTGGTTTGCAAAATTCGCTATCTGATGCTGGAGTAGGAGCTTTGTGCGCAAGAACTGCGGTTTATGGCGCTTACTTCAATGTTCGTATTAATGCAAAAGATATTAAGAATAGAGAGACTGCTGAAAAATTACTAGCTAAAGCTAAAGCTATATTTGATAAGTCTATAGCAATGGAAAATGAAATGATTGCTTATATAAATGAAAAGATATAA
- a CDS encoding OmpA family protein has protein sequence MKKLSILLLSGLILTSCVSKKKYVALETENGQIKSELTKTRVEKEDLETKFSAIQVRVDQYNKKINSLSELNTELSVENDAKLETIENVAVISNDTKRKMRETLKQVDPELLSQANTLKDSMNLAVSHNLTKTLDTSSLNEDEDIAISIDETVVMISISDKLLFNTASYRVSNKADAILQKLADVINSEPSIDVMVEGHTDARSINNAKVTDNWDLSVLRATSVVRKLQNQYNVAPEKLIASGRSSYQPLVDNDSKENRAKNRRTRIMILPNINKFFALMSDSTVEE, from the coding sequence ATGAAAAAACTCTCAATTCTATTATTAAGCGGATTGATTTTAACCTCTTGTGTGTCTAAAAAAAAGTATGTTGCATTAGAGACTGAAAACGGACAAATAAAAAGTGAACTAACTAAAACTAGAGTCGAAAAAGAAGATTTAGAAACTAAGTTTAGTGCTATTCAAGTTCGTGTAGATCAATACAACAAAAAAATTAATTCTTTGTCTGAATTAAATACAGAATTAAGCGTTGAGAATGATGCTAAACTTGAAACTATTGAGAATGTAGCTGTAATTTCTAACGATACTAAAAGAAAAATGCGTGAGACTTTAAAGCAAGTTGACCCTGAGCTTCTAAGTCAAGCAAATACATTAAAAGATTCTATGAATCTTGCTGTTTCACATAACTTAACTAAAACCCTTGATACATCTAGTCTTAATGAAGATGAAGATATTGCAATTAGTATTGATGAAACTGTAGTAATGATTTCTATTTCTGATAAGTTATTATTTAACACAGCAAGTTACCGAGTAAGTAATAAAGCTGATGCCATTTTGCAAAAACTAGCAGATGTTATAAACTCAGAACCTAGCATTGATGTTATGGTAGAAGGTCATACTGACGCTAGAAGCATAAATAATGCTAAAGTAACAGACAATTGGGACTTAAGTGTTTTACGTGCTACATCGGTTGTTAGAAAGCTGCAAAATCAATATAATGTTGCTCCAGAAAAGTTAATTGCATCTGGACGTAGTAGCTACCAACCATTGGTTGATAATGACTCTAAAGAAAACAGAGCAAAGAATAGAAGAACTCGTATTATGATTTTGCCAAACATTAATAAATTTTTCGCATTAATGTCAGATTCGACAGTCGAAGAATAA
- a CDS encoding mechanosensitive ion channel domain-containing protein gives MRELQCFFYDLFIASGIPDSTAKYLNMICLLIILAVIIYITDFITRKILRRAFSKFAQKTKTNFDNLLISHRAPRNIAHLVPLFLTIELFPVVFYDFPEFEKYIIILLKVYAIVLTVWIIRSVLKTFESYFKTLPRLKDKPIDSYIQVVMLFVWIIAIASCLAVVINLSFLKFFTTLGAASAILLLIFKDTILGFVASIQVAINDTVRIGDWITMEKYGADGDVIEINLSTIQIQNFDMTITNIPTYALISDSFKNWRGMQASGGRRIKRSILLKAKSIHYLTDEKIEELKGIQLITEYLNTRQRDIDNFNRQHEINKSVMINGRNLTNLGVFRKYLQSYIENHSAINKDMFIMVRQLAPTPQGLPLEIYCFSSDKRWENYEYIMSDIFDHALSAVTYFDLEIYELDTIVNVSE, from the coding sequence ATGAGAGAATTACAGTGTTTTTTTTACGATTTATTTATAGCTTCTGGTATACCAGATTCAACAGCAAAGTATTTGAATATGATTTGTTTGCTTATCATTCTTGCTGTAATTATTTATATAACAGATTTTATTACACGAAAAATACTACGTAGAGCATTTAGCAAATTTGCACAAAAAACTAAAACAAATTTCGATAACCTCTTAATAAGCCATAGAGCACCACGAAATATTGCCCATTTAGTGCCTTTATTTTTAACTATTGAATTATTTCCAGTTGTTTTTTACGATTTCCCTGAATTTGAAAAGTATATCATAATTCTTTTAAAAGTTTACGCAATAGTCCTTACTGTTTGGATTATACGTAGTGTTTTAAAAACGTTTGAATCGTATTTTAAAACCTTACCAAGACTTAAAGACAAACCTATTGATAGCTATATACAAGTAGTTATGCTTTTTGTTTGGATTATTGCCATAGCTTCGTGTTTAGCTGTTGTAATAAACTTATCGTTCTTAAAATTCTTTACAACGCTTGGTGCTGCATCAGCTATTTTGTTATTAATTTTTAAGGATACCATTTTAGGTTTTGTGGCAAGTATTCAAGTTGCAATTAATGATACCGTAAGAATTGGAGATTGGATTACCATGGAAAAATATGGTGCTGATGGTGATGTTATAGAAATAAACTTGTCAACCATTCAAATTCAGAATTTTGACATGACCATTACTAATATCCCTACTTATGCATTAATATCTGATTCGTTTAAAAACTGGAGAGGTATGCAAGCTTCAGGCGGAAGACGTATAAAGCGTTCTATACTTTTAAAAGCAAAAAGCATTCACTATTTAACTGATGAAAAGATTGAAGAGCTAAAAGGTATTCAACTTATTACTGAATATTTAAACACAAGGCAAAGAGATATTGATAATTTTAACCGTCAGCATGAGATTAATAAGTCTGTGATGATAAATGGTAGAAATCTTACTAATCTTGGTGTTTTTAGAAAGTATTTACAATCTTATATTGAGAACCATTCAGCTATTAACAAAGATATGTTTATTATGGTTAGGCAATTAGCTCCAACACCACAAGGACTCCCTTTAGAGATTTATTGTTTTAGTAGTGATAAGCGTTGGGAAAATTATGAATACATCATGTCAGATATTTTTGATCATGCACTCTCAGCAGTTACTTATTTTGATCTAGAAATTTACGAGTTGGATACTATTGTAAATGTATCTGAATAA
- a CDS encoding DUF3817 domain-containing protein, with protein sequence MFSLISIFRIVAFLEGVSYLLLLFIATPIKYFGDDPQYVKMLGMPHGILFMLYIILTFMLKQENTWFKENFKFVLLASIIPFGTFILERKYNKATR encoded by the coding sequence ATGTTTTCACTTATATCTATTTTTAGAATTGTCGCTTTTTTAGAAGGCGTATCATATCTCTTATTACTTTTTATAGCCACTCCTATTAAATATTTTGGAGACGACCCACAATATGTTAAAATGCTTGGTATGCCTCATGGTATTCTTTTCATGTTATACATAATACTTACTTTTATGTTAAAACAAGAAAACACATGGTTTAAAGAAAATTTTAAGTTTGTTTTATTAGCATCTATTATTCCATTTGGAACTTTTATTTTAGAACGCAAGTATAATAAAGCAACACGTTAA